One genomic segment of Primulina tabacum isolate GXHZ01 chromosome 9, ASM2559414v2, whole genome shotgun sequence includes these proteins:
- the LOC142555057 gene encoding uncharacterized protein LOC142555057 codes for MLAAIAVASKCSRRFNASNLRSEFYENFMYSDVYGFTWQPLVKGIRGFSSLRGTSNLHYISYMKKSLIRVSRIRPFNDFLRTLVGNRSLATKVSPFEVNTDEILSQILAALEDPSVSKEETCFSYIKVLCVAGHLSDAFTLIQSLHSKNIFFSPHAYVYLLQSSGIKDNIHLLPEIFKDLVVSCEKIGLTSYLIFAGALAKHSDSTVLLKFVEEISEMDLARKDIVLNRVIFALGKCGHVQKALLVFNHMKGLNCKPDLVTYNTILTFLGRLGRVDEMLQEFNFMKTVQVFPDVVTYNTMLNSLRKMGRLDLCLAYFKEMSERGLPPDEYSFKALIEILGRSGNIQEALKVFDDMKCRGIYQSIHIYRALIFSLKKMGMMWLALKFSKEMNEFSRDIPRDFSHKSR; via the exons ATGTTGGCTGCTATTGCCGTTGCTTCAAAATGCAGCAGAAGGTTTAATGCTTCCAATTTACGCAgtgaattttatgaaaatttcatGTACTCCGACGTGTATGGCTTTACTTGGCAGCCACTTGTGAAGGGAATTCGGGGCTTCAGTTCTTTGCGAGGAACCAGCAATCTCCATTATATT AGTTACATGAAGAAAAGCTTGATTAGAGTAAGTCGGATTAGGCCATTCAATGATTTTCTGAGAACTTTGGTTGGCAATCGGTCATTAGCAACTAAAGTATCTCCTTTTGAAGTAAACACTGATGAAATCTTGAGTCAAATTCTTGCTGCTTTAGAGGATCCAAGTGTTTCGAAAGAAGAAACCTGCTTCAGCTATATAAAAGTGTTGTGCGTGGCCGGACATCTTTCAGATGCTTTTACGCTAATTCAGAGTTTACACagtaaaaacatatttttcagtCCTCATGCTTATGTTTACCTTCTTCAATCTTCTGGCATAAAGGATAATATTCACCTCTTGCCTGAAATTTTCAAGGATCTTGTGGTTTCATGTGAAAAAATAGGATTAACTTCATATCTCATCTTTGCCGGAGCTCTTGCAAAGCATAGCGATTCTACTGTGTTGCTGAAATTTGTTGAAGAAATCTCAGAAATGGATTTAGCGAGAAAAGATATAGTTTTGAACAGAGTTATTTTCGCCTTGGGTAAATGTGGACATGTTCAAAAGGCACTGTTGGTATTTAATCATATGAAGGGTTTGAATTGTAAACCAGACCTGGTCACGTATAATACCATTTTGACATTTTTGGGTAGGCTTGGTCGAGTAGATGAAATGCTACaagaatttaattttatgaaaacAGTACAAGTTTTTCCAGATGTTGTCACATACAATACCATGTTAAACAGTTTAAGAAAAATGGGTAGATTGGATTTGTGCTTAGCATATTTTAAGGAGATGAGTGAAAGAGGACTTCCACCTGATGAGTACTCTTTCAAAGCTTTGATTGAGATCCTAGGTAGATCAGGTAACATTCAAGAAGCCCTGAAAGTTTTTGATGATATGAAATGTAGGGGGATTTATCAATCAATTCACATCTATCGAGCTTTGATTTTCAGTTTAAAGAAGATGGGAATGATGTGGTTGGCTTTAAAATTCTCGAAGGAGATGAACGAATTCTCTCGAGATATTCCGCGAGATTTCAGCCATAAAAGTAGATAG